Part of the Falco cherrug isolate bFalChe1 chromosome 1, bFalChe1.pri, whole genome shotgun sequence genome, GGGCAGCTTGCTGGCGCTGCTCATCCTCTGGACGCTCTTTGGGAACGTGCTGGTGTGCGCGGCCATCGTCCGCTACCGGCACCTGAGGAGCAAGGTCACCAACATCTTCATCGTCTCCCTGGCCGTTTCGGACCTGCTAGTGGCTCTGCTAGTCATGCCCTGGAAAGCGGTGGCCGAGGTGGCCGGGTACTGGCCCTTTGGGGCCTTCTGCAATGTCTGGGTGGCCTTCGATATCATGTGCTCCACGGCCTCCATCCTGAACCTGTGCGTGATCAGCGTGGACAGGTACTGGGCTATTTCCAGCCCCTTCCGCTATGAGAGGAAGATGACCCAGCGGCTGGCTCTGGTGATGATTGGTGTGGCATGGACTTTGTCTGTGCTCATCTCCTTCATCCCCGTCCAGCTCAACTGGCACAGAGGTCGGGATGTCGTTGCTGCTGGTGATATTGGAGATGGCTTTGGCACTGGCTGGGCAGCGGCAGGTGCTGTCACCACCTGGGCAGACGATATGAGCACCACATGGGTGGCATTAGCAGCAATGAGACCCTCGGAGGGGACCTCTGGCAGCAATGAGACCCTCGCTGGACACTCGGAGAGCTGTGACTCCAGCCTCAACAGGACTTACGctatttcttcctccttgatCAGTTTTTATATTCCGGTGGCTATCATGATAGTTACCTACACTCGAATCTACCGCATTGCCCAGGTGCAGATACGTCGTATCTCTTCACTGGAGAGGGCAGCTGAACATGCGCAAAGCTGCCGGAGCAACCATGTTGACTGCCACCATCACAAGAGCCTCAAGTCCTCCATCAGGAAAGAAACCAAGGTGTTGAAGACTCTCTCTGTCATCATGGGCGTCTTTGTCTGCTGCTGGTTGCCCTTCTTCATCCTGAACTGCATGGTTCCCTTCTGCGAGAGCCCACCCAGTGACCCCCACGCTGGCCTTCCCTGTGTCAGTGAGACCACCTTTAATATCTTCGTCTGGTTTGGTTGGGCCAACTCCTCTCTCAACCCTATCATCTATGCCTTCAATGCTGACTTTAgaaaggtcttctccaacctcCTGGGTTGCGGTCAGTTTTGCTCTAGTACTCCAGTGGAGACTGTTAATATAAGCAATGAGCTTATCTCTTACAACCAGCACACCCTTTTCCATAAGGAGATAGTGACAGCTTATGTTAACATGATCCCAAATGTGGTTGACTGTGAGGAAAATCGCGAGGACCCTTTCGATAGGATGTCCCAGATCTCCCCTGACCACGAGATTGCCACTGACTCGATCTGTGAGCTGGACTGCGAGGGGGAGGTTTCACTAGGCAAAATAACACCTTTCACTCCAAATGGTTTACATTAAATTGCATCCTGCCCTGGTCAGTTCTTCTGGGataataaaccaaaatattagCAC contains:
- the DRD5 gene encoding D(1B) dopamine receptor; translation: MLRGGRSPLPAAASPSGGARGAAGAPGAAQVAAGSLLALLILWTLFGNVLVCAAIVRYRHLRSKVTNIFIVSLAVSDLLVALLVMPWKAVAEVAGYWPFGAFCNVWVAFDIMCSTASILNLCVISVDRYWAISSPFRYERKMTQRLALVMIGVAWTLSVLISFIPVQLNWHRGRDVVAAGDIGDGFGTGWAAAGAVTTWADDMSTTWVALAAMRPSEGTSGSNETLAGHSESCDSSLNRTYAISSSLISFYIPVAIMIVTYTRIYRIAQVQIRRISSLERAAEHAQSCRSNHVDCHHHKSLKSSIRKETKVLKTLSVIMGVFVCCWLPFFILNCMVPFCESPPSDPHAGLPCVSETTFNIFVWFGWANSSLNPIIYAFNADFRKVFSNLLGCGQFCSSTPVETVNISNELISYNQHTLFHKEIVTAYVNMIPNVVDCEENREDPFDRMSQISPDHEIATDSICELDCEGEVSLGKITPFTPNGLH